A region of the Bacteroidales bacterium genome:
GGATTCACGAAACCAAGTTCGAAATGGACTTCAAGAAAAATCAAACGTTGCAGGCTGCCAGGATTCAGTCCGAAGTTCAACGCTGGGTGCTGCGTAACGACTTGGAAATGGTGCAATCTATCTTTGCCGAGCTTGGTGTAAACACTGATTTAAAGATGTCCCTGTTTCTCGACGAAAAGAATACAGTGCTGGCTGCCACGCGCCGTGAATATATCGGACGATCGTTAAAAGTTGAATATCTCGGGTTGGACACTATAAATAATGGGAAGATAATTGCAGCCATGCAAATGGCAAGGCAGACTATGAGAGGTAGCTCCTGGTTCACAAGTGATAGAAATGAACTGATTGCTTGTTTTCCGACCTCATTGCCCCTGCAATCAGGAGATCTTGGAGTACGCCGTGGGGGCATGATTCTGGTATGTTACGACCTTCGTCTGGAAAAAACTGACAGCCTTCATCTTATAAAAAATGATTTTCTTATCTATTTTACCAGCATCCTTATCATCATGTTGGTACTGAGCATCAGTATGCATTTTCTGATTACTCGCCGACTGGAACGGTTAAAATCTGCCATGACAGATTTTGCTAGTGGAAAAGCTGTTATTGAGTATCCCTCAAGGCTTGGCGATGAAATTTCCCATCTGGTTAAGCGGTTTAATGAAATGGCAACCACCATCCACAAAACGATGGAAGAAATACAAGATCTATATAACCATGCTCCATGTGGCTACCACTCTCTGGATGCTACAGGCATGTTTATGAGGATCAACGACACTGAATTGTCATGGCTTGGTTATACACGGGAAGAAATTGTGGGGAAAATAAAATTCCAAGACCTACTGACCCCAAAAGGTCTAATTCTCTTTCAGCGTGAATTTCCTAGCTTTAAGGAACGTGGTTGGGTACACAACCTTGATTTTGAGATGTCGCGAAAAAATGGCACTATTTTGCCCGTGGTACTAAACGCCACAGCTATTAAAGATGCAAACGGCAATTTTGTGATGAGCCGTTCAGTCATGCACGATGTTACTGAACGCAATAAGGCAGAAGAAAAAATCAGAAATCTAAACCAGGAACTCGAACAACGTGTCGAACAACGCACAACACAACTTGTAGCAGCAAACAAAGAACTTGAAACTTTTGCCTACTCTGTTGCACACGACCTGCGTACACCATTAAGGGGCATTGATGGATTTAGCCAAGTACTCCTTGAAGACTATCAAAATAAATTTGACAAGCAGGGGAAGGCCTATTTACATCGGGTTCGTTCTGCAGCACAACGTATGGCTCAACTCATTGATGATCTATTAAACCTCTCACGTATTAGTCGCAGTGAAATGAATATCCGGGATGTACACCTAAGCGAAATGGCGCATGAAATTGCTGATAACCTTCACGAAGCTCAACCAAAACGTCAAGCAGTGTTTGTAATTCAGGAAGGAATTAAAGTTATGGGAGACGGACGGCTATTACGCATCGTTTTGGAAAACTTAATTGGAAATGCATGGAAATTTACTTCTAAACATTCGACAGCACGTATCGAGTTTGGAATGCAGCAACAAATTGATAGTGTAAGATATTTCATTCGTGACGATGGTGCGGGTTTCGATATGAAATACTCACAAAAACTTTTTGGGGCATTCCAACGCCTGCATACCACCAACGAATTCCCTGGATCGGGCATTGGGCTGGCAACAGTACAACGAATCATTCATCGGCATGGTGGTAAAGTATGGGCAGAAGGGGAAGTTGAAAACCTGTCTGCCGATAAGGCAGGATGGGCTACATTCTATTTCACAATACCATAAAAACGGAAAATCATGGCAAACAAAACTATTCTATTGGTGGAAGATAATCTCGACGATGTCGACTTAACGCTTCGTGCATTAAAAAAGAACAATATTAAAAACGAGGTTACTGTGGTACACGACGGTGCAGAAGCGTTGGATTTTCTTTTTGGTACCGGAAAATATTCTGGTCGCGATCTTACGATTATGCCAACAGTAATCTTGCTCGATCTCAAACTTCCTAGAGTTGATGGGCTAGAAGTGCTGCGTCAGCTCCGTGCAAACGAGCTCACCAAACTTCTTCCTGTGGTTATCCTAACCTCATCCAAAGAGGAACAGGATATTGTGAACGGGTACCGTTTTGGGGTGAATAGTTATGTTCGAAAGCCAGTAGACTTCAATCAATTTGCAGAGGCAGTCAGCCATCTTGGCCTGTACTGGTTACTGATTAACGAAGGACCGCCAATTAATAAAGGAGAATTATAATTATGAAATGTCCATCCCGCTTTAGCGGGACCAATAGGGATGATTAAAATATGGACATTCCATCTGAGTCAATTAAAAATCAATATTAAAAACTACATACAATACTATTGTTAAGCAGTCAATTAGTAAAATTTAAACAGATGAAACCACTACTGCGGATATTAGTTGTTGAGGATTCGGAAGATGATGCCCTTTTGGTACTGCGTCAAATTAAAAAAGGGGGTTACAACGTTGAACATGAACGTGTCGAAACTGCCGAAAAAATGAAGGAAACACTCAAAGATAAAACGTGGGACATCATTCTTTCCGATTACTATTTACCACATTTCAACGGATTAGAGGCATTAAAACTCTCCAACGAATCAGGAATTGACATACCGTTCATAATTATTTCCGGCGCTATTGGTGAAGAAACCGCAGTGGAAGCCATGAAAGCTGGAGCTCATGATTATATTATGAAAAATAATATATACCGCTTGGTTCCGGCGATTGAACGCGAATTGCGTGAAGCGAAAAACAGGGCTGAGCGAAAATTGTTAGAATGGAAACAGATACAAGCAGAAGCTCTAAGGGTAAGCGAGGAGAAGTACCGCTACATGTTCGACAATATTTCTGATGGTATTTTCCTGCTCGAGGTTACCGAAGACTACCATTTTCGTAATCTGGAAATGAATACTTCTTTTCTGGCATTAACAGGTCTCAATCGCGACTTTATGCTTGGAAAGCTTATTGAAGAAACGGTTCCAGAAGAAACCGCCAATATAGTAAATGCTAAATATCGGCACTGCGTTGAAGCAGGGCACCCAATTGAAGAGGAAGTAGAATTAGATCTACTCACTGGAAAGCGCATTTTTCTATCTACACTTATTCCCGTACGTAACCATACTGGATGCGTATATCGAATTGTTGGGATTACCCGCGACATCACCAAACGTAAGCAGATTGAGGCAGCACTACGAGAGAGTGAAGAAAAACACCGTATCTTGTTTAGGGATTCACCAGATGCATATTTGATTCTCATAGATGGTATCTTTGTGGATTGTAACCAAGCAACCGAAGTGATGATGCGAGGCAATCGAACACAAATTATAGGACTACCACCAGAGAAACTTTCCCCTGAACTTCAACCTGATGGAAAAAAATCATCGGAGGCAGCAAAGGAAAAGATCAGAAAAGCTCTCCAAACTGGCACTAACACATTTGAATGGATGCATCGCCGGTTAGATGGAATCGATTTTTTGGTTGAAGTATCCATAGCATCCTTGATGTTGGAAGGGAAACCTGCCTTGTTTATTACATGGCGGGATATTACCAGACGTAAGCAAGCAGAAGAAGCACTACTAGAAAGTGAGGAACGCTATCGGCAATTGGTCGAAATGTCGCCAGATGCAATTGCTATTCACCAGCAAGGCCAAATTGTTTATATCAACGCCGCGGGTGCAAAACAATTCGGCGCACAAAAGCCACAAGAAATGATTGGGAAACCAATCCTTGACCTTATTCATCCAGATTATAGAGATGCTGTCATTCAACGTGTTGAAAAAACATTGAAAGGTAAGAGTGCCCCATACACCGTAGAAAAATTCATTAAACTCGATGGGACAATCTTCGATGTTGAAGTAACGGCTATACCCTCGGTCTATCGGGCCAAACCTGCTACTCAGGTCGTTGTACGAGATATCACCAAGAGAAAGCAAGCTGAAGATGCATTGCGGGAAAGTCAACTATTTCTTTCTGAAGTGATTGAAAACAGTGGTGCACTTATTTATGTAAAAGACCGCAATGGTTATTACGAACTTGTTAACAGGAAGTGGGAAGAAGTTACCGGCATAAAACGAGAATTTACTGTCGGAAAAACCGATGAGGAATTGTTTCATGGAACTGTTGGCAAAGAGTTTCGCAAAACGGATACCAGAGTAATGGAATCGGGTAAAGTTATTGAATCAGAGGAAATACTTGAGGATGCAACGGGAAAGAGATTTTTCCTTTCTGTAAAAATTCCTCTATGGAACAAAAATAATGAAATTAAAGGAACAATAGGTATATCAACGGAAATCACCGAACGCAAGCGGATAGAGGATGAAATAAAACTTAAAAACGAGCAACTTATAAAACTCAACACCGAAAAGGATAAATTTTTCTCCATCATCGCTCACGACCTACGCGGTCCTTTCAATAACTTTTTGGGGCTAACAGAAATAATGGCCGAAAATACACCAAACTTTACAATAGACAAAATACAATGGATTGCAGAAAGTATGAGAAATTCAGCCGCTAATCTTTTTCGTCTTCTCGAAAATCTGCTTCAGTGGGCAAGAATTCAACAAGGACTAATTCCTTTTAACCCTGAGTTAATGTCTTTGCTCCCGATCGTAAATGAAAGTTTATTAGTAATGCAAGAACCTTCAAAAAATAAGGGAATTGAAATATCCTGTGATATTCCAGAGGACTTAAAAATTTTTGCTGATAATTTCACATTTCAATCTATAATTCGGAACCTCGTTTCAAACGCTGTTAAATTTACCCCAAGAGGAGGAAAAATAAGCCTTTCGGCTAAAACTACTGGGAATAAAAGCGTTGAAATTGCCATTAAGGACTCTGGCATAGGGATGAATAGTGCAATGGTTAATAATCTATTCCGTCTCGATGTTCGAACAAATAGACCAGGTACAGAAGGAGAACCCAGCACAGGGCTTGGTTTGCTACTGTGCAAAGAATTTATCGAAAAGCATGGTGGAAAAATTTGGGTGGAAAGCCAAGAGGGGAACCTGTCTGCCGGCAAGGCAGGAGGAACAACATTCTATTTCACAATTCCGTAAAAAATTAGTATCATGGCAAACAAAACTATTCTTTTGGTGGAAGATAATCTCGACGATGTCGACTTAACACTTCGTGCATTGAAAAAGAACAATATTACAAATGAAGTAATAGTGGCATACGACGGTGCAGAAGCTTTGGATTTCCTTTTCGGTACAGGAAAATATGCCGATCGCGATCTAT
Encoded here:
- a CDS encoding response regulator — translated: MANKTILLVEDNLDDVDLTLRALKKNNIKNEVTVVHDGAEALDFLFGTGKYSGRDLTIMPTVILLDLKLPRVDGLEVLRQLRANELTKLLPVVILTSSKEEQDIVNGYRFGVNSYVRKPVDFNQFAEAVSHLGLYWLLINEGPPINKGEL
- a CDS encoding PAS domain S-box protein, producing the protein MKPLLRILVVEDSEDDALLVLRQIKKGGYNVEHERVETAEKMKETLKDKTWDIILSDYYLPHFNGLEALKLSNESGIDIPFIIISGAIGEETAVEAMKAGAHDYIMKNNIYRLVPAIERELREAKNRAERKLLEWKQIQAEALRVSEEKYRYMFDNISDGIFLLEVTEDYHFRNLEMNTSFLALTGLNRDFMLGKLIEETVPEETANIVNAKYRHCVEAGHPIEEEVELDLLTGKRIFLSTLIPVRNHTGCVYRIVGITRDITKRKQIEAALRESEEKHRILFRDSPDAYLILIDGIFVDCNQATEVMMRGNRTQIIGLPPEKLSPELQPDGKKSSEAAKEKIRKALQTGTNTFEWMHRRLDGIDFLVEVSIASLMLEGKPALFITWRDITRRKQAEEALLESEERYRQLVEMSPDAIAIHQQGQIVYINAAGAKQFGAQKPQEMIGKPILDLIHPDYRDAVIQRVEKTLKGKSAPYTVEKFIKLDGTIFDVEVTAIPSVYRAKPATQVVVRDITKRKQAEDALRESQLFLSEVIENSGALIYVKDRNGYYELVNRKWEEVTGIKREFTVGKTDEELFHGTVGKEFRKTDTRVMESGKVIESEEILEDATGKRFFLSVKIPLWNKNNEIKGTIGISTEITERKRIEDEIKLKNEQLIKLNTEKDKFFSIIAHDLRGPFNNFLGLTEIMAENTPNFTIDKIQWIAESMRNSAANLFRLLENLLQWARIQQGLIPFNPELMSLLPIVNESLLVMQEPSKNKGIEISCDIPEDLKIFADNFTFQSIIRNLVSNAVKFTPRGGKISLSAKTTGNKSVEIAIKDSGIGMNSAMVNNLFRLDVRTNRPGTEGEPSTGLGLLLCKEFIEKHGGKIWVESQEGNLSAGKAGGTTFYFTIP
- a CDS encoding PAS domain S-box protein — its product is MDFKKNQTLQAARIQSEVQRWVLRNDLEMVQSIFAELGVNTDLKMSLFLDEKNTVLAATRREYIGRSLKVEYLGLDTINNGKIIAAMQMARQTMRGSSWFTSDRNELIACFPTSLPLQSGDLGVRRGGMILVCYDLRLEKTDSLHLIKNDFLIYFTSILIIMLVLSISMHFLITRRLERLKSAMTDFASGKAVIEYPSRLGDEISHLVKRFNEMATTIHKTMEEIQDLYNHAPCGYHSLDATGMFMRINDTELSWLGYTREEIVGKIKFQDLLTPKGLILFQREFPSFKERGWVHNLDFEMSRKNGTILPVVLNATAIKDANGNFVMSRSVMHDVTERNKAEEKIRNLNQELEQRVEQRTTQLVAANKELETFAYSVAHDLRTPLRGIDGFSQVLLEDYQNKFDKQGKAYLHRVRSAAQRMAQLIDDLLNLSRISRSEMNIRDVHLSEMAHEIADNLHEAQPKRQAVFVIQEGIKVMGDGRLLRIVLENLIGNAWKFTSKHSTARIEFGMQQQIDSVRYFIRDDGAGFDMKYSQKLFGAFQRLHTTNEFPGSGIGLATVQRIIHRHGGKVWAEGEVENLSADKAGWATFYFTIP